Proteins from a genomic interval of Paenibacillus sp. FSL H8-0048:
- a CDS encoding 6-phospho-beta-glucosidase: MKKKHLKLAVIGGGSSYTPELVEGLIRYYDEFPVAELYLADIEAGAAKLNIIGELAQRMIDASGKPIRLHTTLDRREAIRGADFVATQIRVGMLDARSRDEKIPLAHHLIGQETTGAGGFAKALRTIPVILDICRDIEELAPEAFMINFTNPAGIITEAVSKHSRVNSVGLCNLPISTKMQIAELYGVPQAEMFIEIVGINHLNWTTRVMMQGEDVTEDFLNKLAGAKGPSMANIPDLEWDSEFIQSVGALPCPYHRYYYMKEEMYREISEHYQETGKTRADDVKEVEAELFEIYKQPEVNSKPAQLEKRGGAYYSEAAVQLMKSIYNDTGDIQTVNVRNQGIIPELPADVSIEINCVIKSDGPHALAPTKPLPPQIRGLLQVVKAYEELTIEAAVRGDYASALQALTIHPLVGDEHLAKEVLADILEQNADYLPQFRVRVR, translated from the coding sequence ATGAAGAAGAAGCACTTGAAGCTTGCAGTGATCGGAGGCGGTTCCTCCTATACGCCGGAGCTGGTGGAGGGCCTGATCCGGTATTATGATGAATTTCCCGTTGCGGAGCTGTATCTCGCCGATATTGAGGCAGGGGCGGCTAAGCTGAACATCATAGGTGAACTCGCCCAGCGGATGATTGATGCCAGCGGCAAGCCGATCCGGCTACATACCACACTGGACCGGCGCGAAGCGATCCGCGGTGCGGATTTCGTGGCCACACAGATCCGTGTCGGCATGCTGGATGCACGCTCCAGAGATGAGAAAATCCCGCTGGCCCATCATCTCATCGGCCAGGAGACCACCGGAGCGGGCGGCTTCGCCAAGGCGCTGCGCACCATTCCGGTCATCCTGGACATCTGCCGGGATATCGAGGAGCTGGCGCCGGAGGCGTTCATGATTAACTTCACCAATCCGGCCGGTATCATTACGGAAGCGGTCTCCAAGCATTCCCGGGTCAATTCTGTGGGGCTATGCAATCTGCCGATCAGCACCAAGATGCAGATCGCTGAGCTGTACGGAGTTCCGCAAGCAGAGATGTTCATTGAGATTGTCGGCATCAATCACCTCAACTGGACGACCCGGGTGATGATGCAGGGGGAGGATGTGACGGAGGACTTCCTGAACAAGCTGGCCGGAGCCAAGGGGCCATCCATGGCCAACATCCCTGACCTGGAGTGGGATTCTGAATTCATTCAGTCCGTGGGTGCACTGCCTTGCCCGTATCACCGTTACTATTATATGAAGGAAGAGATGTACCGGGAGATCTCAGAGCATTATCAGGAGACGGGCAAGACACGCGCCGATGACGTGAAGGAAGTGGAAGCCGAGCTGTTCGAGATCTACAAGCAGCCTGAAGTCAACAGCAAGCCGGCGCAACTAGAGAAGCGCGGCGGCGCCTACTATTCAGAAGCCGCAGTTCAATTGATGAAGTCGATCTATAACGACACCGGCGACATCCAGACCGTCAATGTACGCAATCAGGGGATCATTCCTGAGCTGCCCGCCGATGTCTCCATCGAGATCAACTGCGTCATCAAATCCGACGGCCCGCACGCACTCGCCCCCACCAAGCCCCTCCCTCCCCAGATCCGGGGCCTGCTCCAGGTCGTGAAGGCGTATGAGGAGCTGACGATCGAGGCCGCCGTCAGAGGAGATTACGCCTCTGCCCTGCAAGCCCTCACCATCCACCCCCTCGTAGGCGACGAGCACCTCGCCAAGGAAGTGCTGGCCGACATTCTGGAGCAGAATGCTGATTACCTGCCGCAGTTTCGGGTGCGGGTGAGATAG
- a CDS encoding N-acetylglucosamine kinase, whose amino-acid sequence MYLAGVDGGGSKTIAVIADHNGRILGSAVTGCGNHQIIGVRAAVLNIRGALFGALAKAGVGIDQLDHVQFGLAGADRRPDMDKLYPEISSQLELRSWDIVCDTFEGLRAGSPDNTGVVLVCGSNTNAAGRNRLGQTVQIGGFDTLFGDRAGGFYLAAQAFSRAVRCWDGREPYSELVERIPQRLGFTSFEEMVERYLDDEVTAAPLELSLVVHEAAAAGDWLSRQLLTDMGRELGIAAAAVIRRLGGFEDEAVPVVLTGSILQSGRSPLLLDALLEAVWAEHPRCTLVIPELPPVFGAVMLAMDRLGISVTGAILEQFKRDGGNHR is encoded by the coding sequence ATGTATCTAGCAGGTGTAGACGGCGGCGGAAGCAAGACCATCGCTGTTATCGCCGATCATAACGGCAGGATTCTGGGGTCGGCAGTGACCGGCTGCGGTAACCATCAGATTATTGGAGTGCGGGCGGCGGTGCTCAACATTCGCGGAGCGCTGTTCGGTGCACTTGCAAAGGCAGGGGTAGGCATCGACCAGCTCGATCATGTGCAGTTCGGTCTTGCGGGCGCTGACCGCAGGCCGGATATGGACAAGCTATATCCTGAAATCAGCAGTCAATTAGAGCTGCGGAGCTGGGATATCGTCTGCGATACGTTCGAGGGGCTTCGTGCCGGGAGCCCGGATAACACAGGGGTGGTGCTTGTCTGCGGTAGCAATACGAACGCGGCCGGCCGCAACCGGCTTGGGCAGACGGTGCAGATAGGCGGCTTCGATACCTTGTTCGGTGACCGGGCCGGCGGCTTCTATCTCGCGGCGCAGGCGTTCAGCAGAGCGGTGCGCTGCTGGGACGGAAGGGAGCCCTACAGCGAGCTGGTGGAGCGGATACCGCAGAGGCTGGGTTTTACAAGCTTCGAAGAGATGGTGGAGCGTTACCTCGATGACGAGGTGACTGCGGCTCCGCTGGAGCTATCACTGGTCGTTCATGAAGCGGCAGCGGCGGGGGATTGGCTCTCCCGCCAGCTGCTTACGGATATGGGCAGAGAGCTGGGGATCGCTGCGGCGGCTGTCATCCGCAGGCTGGGCGGCTTCGAAGACGAAGCGGTGCCGGTCGTCCTGACCGGGAGCATCCTGCAATCGGGCAGAAGTCCGCTGCTGCTGGATGCACTGCTTGAGGCAGTGTGGGCGGAGCATCCCCGCTGCACACTGGTCATTCCGGAGCTGCCGCCTGTGTTCGGTGCCGTGATGCTGGCGATGGACCGGCTGGGTATCTCTGTAACCGGTGCAATACTAGAGCAATTCAAGAGAGACGGAGGAAATCACAGATGA
- a CDS encoding GntR family transcriptional regulator has product MTKRTNNTLYFNIKEQLLKQIQSGHYAVGEKLPTEAELCEMFSASRTTIRLALSELEMQDILERHQGKGTFVKRKELQLNQKRSFTEDVLMSGKEPTSKIIEAKVTPAEIPLNEFLNIPIKAPVNQLLRLRYADHEPLLYETTYIAWDLAPGLINDYKDGSLFSFLESEYNLKAHRSVEQLKPVLADKTASKLLGVKEGSPCLQVRTFTYLADGSPLEYSFGVFRGDFPSYTIERQFG; this is encoded by the coding sequence ATGACAAAGAGAACTAATAATACATTATATTTCAATATTAAAGAACAACTGCTTAAACAGATTCAATCCGGCCACTATGCCGTCGGAGAGAAGCTTCCCACCGAGGCTGAATTATGCGAGATGTTCTCCGCCAGCCGGACCACCATCCGCCTCGCGCTCAGCGAGCTTGAGATGCAGGATATTCTGGAGCGGCACCAGGGCAAGGGCACCTTCGTCAAACGCAAGGAGCTCCAGCTTAACCAGAAGCGCAGCTTCACCGAGGATGTGCTGATGAGCGGCAAGGAGCCCACCAGTAAGATTATCGAAGCCAAGGTGACGCCTGCCGAGATCCCGCTCAATGAATTCCTGAATATTCCTATCAAAGCTCCGGTCAATCAGTTACTGCGGCTCCGCTACGCCGATCATGAACCGCTCCTGTACGAGACCACTTATATCGCCTGGGATCTGGCACCCGGGCTCATCAATGATTATAAGGACGGCTCGCTCTTCTCCTTCCTGGAGTCAGAGTACAACCTGAAGGCCCACCGCTCTGTGGAGCAGCTGAAGCCGGTCCTCGCGGACAAAACCGCCAGCAAGCTGCTGGGTGTCAAAGAAGGCTCTCCTTGCCTGCAAGTGAGAACTTTTACTTATCTGGCTGACGGCTCGCCGCTGGAGTACAGCTTCGGCGTATTCCGGGGAGACTTCCCCAGCTATACGATTGAGCGGCAGTTTGGATGA